From Coriobacteriaceae bacterium, a single genomic window includes:
- a CDS encoding FAD-dependent oxidoreductase, translating to MAETFDIAIVGAGITGCAIARQLARYDLSICAIEAGNDIALGASKANGGLVHAGYDPAPGTVKAQVNARGCELYGTWAQELGFLFCRTGSMVLGFNDEDRAHLEKLRQNALANGVPELAIIGPERIHKLEPRASAKATYALWCPSTGYVDPFEVAIAALENAVTNGVTFMRSASVEAIQVAGSDGDARFTLATPAGNVRCRYLINAAGNGAAEISHMAGAEEFQMVWRQGNIVVLDKEPRTLMPLYPVPTPVSKGVIVTGTVHGNTVITATAAVREPGDTQTYASDVNALLTGARKLVPDLDTRRVVRAFAGGRPVIQGTNDFFIGQSAVVPGLFQAAGIQSPGVASAPAIAERMEQALRDAGVALRERDDWDPIRRAPDDFDRAPLTRKEELIEADSAWGQIVCRCETVPEAEIVAAIRRRPGAVSAEGVKRRCRAGMGRCQSGFCQSRVVAILARELGCDPSEVLLEDAGSWLVEGPLKGVR from the coding sequence GTGGCAGAAACGTTTGATATCGCGATTGTAGGCGCAGGCATCACGGGATGCGCCATCGCGAGGCAGCTCGCGCGCTATGACCTGTCCATTTGCGCGATCGAGGCGGGCAACGACATCGCACTGGGAGCGTCGAAAGCCAACGGCGGCCTGGTGCACGCAGGCTACGATCCGGCGCCGGGCACCGTAAAGGCGCAGGTCAACGCCCGTGGTTGCGAGCTATATGGCACGTGGGCCCAGGAGCTGGGATTTTTGTTTTGCCGAACCGGGTCGATGGTGCTGGGCTTCAACGATGAAGACCGCGCGCACCTGGAGAAGCTGCGCCAGAATGCCCTGGCCAACGGCGTTCCCGAACTGGCGATCATTGGCCCCGAGCGCATCCACAAGCTGGAGCCGCGCGCGAGTGCTAAGGCGACGTACGCGTTGTGGTGCCCTTCGACCGGTTACGTCGACCCGTTTGAGGTTGCCATCGCCGCGCTGGAGAACGCCGTGACCAACGGCGTGACGTTTATGCGGTCCGCGTCGGTAGAAGCGATTCAAGTCGCGGGCTCAGACGGTGACGCACGCTTTACGCTGGCGACCCCCGCTGGCAACGTGCGCTGCCGCTACCTGATCAACGCCGCGGGCAACGGCGCCGCCGAAATCTCGCATATGGCCGGAGCCGAGGAATTCCAGATGGTCTGGCGTCAGGGCAACATCGTGGTGCTGGACAAGGAGCCGCGCACGCTCATGCCGCTCTACCCCGTGCCTACGCCGGTGTCGAAGGGCGTTATCGTGACGGGCACCGTGCACGGCAACACCGTGATCACCGCAACCGCCGCTGTGCGCGAGCCGGGTGACACGCAGACCTATGCGAGCGATGTGAACGCGCTGCTGACCGGCGCGCGCAAGCTGGTGCCCGATCTGGATACGCGCCGCGTGGTGCGCGCATTTGCCGGCGGTCGTCCGGTCATTCAGGGTACGAACGACTTCTTTATCGGACAGTCGGCCGTGGTGCCGGGGCTGTTCCAGGCGGCGGGCATTCAGTCGCCGGGCGTGGCAAGCGCGCCGGCCATTGCCGAACGCATGGAGCAGGCGCTGCGCGATGCAGGCGTGGCCCTGCGCGAACGGGACGATTGGGACCCGATTCGCCGCGCGCCGGACGACTTTGACCGCGCCCCGCTTACGCGCAAGGAAGAGCTCATTGAGGCTGACTCCGCGTGGGGACAGATCGTCTGCCGCTGCGAGACAGTACCCGAGGCCGAGATCGTGGCAGCGATCCGACGCCGCCCGGGCGCGGTTTCGGCAGAAGGCGTCAAGCGCCGCTGCCGCGCCGGCATGGGTCGGTGCCAGAGTGGCTTTTGCCAGAGCCGCGTGGTGGCGATCCTGGCGCGCGAGCTAGGCTGCGACCCCAGCGAGGTGCTGTTAGAGGATGCCGGATCTTGGCTGGTTGAGGGACCGCTGAAGGGGGTGCGCTAG
- the thrS gene encoding threonine--tRNA ligase, whose protein sequence is MKALYNDGSVAELPQDEVTHVIRHSAAHIMAQAIKRLYPEADFAYGPATDNGFYYDVDLPEGVKISEDDFPAIEAEMKKIVKENLKFSVYEKPRAEAIALMEERGEKYKVEHIGDLDDDARITFYQQGDYIDMCVGPHICYTKALKAFKLTGVSGAYWKGDKDNKMLTRINGVAFATKEELDEHMHMLEEAKKRDHRKIGREMDLFMMRDEAPGFPFFLPNGMILKNTLLDYWREIHHKAGYVEISTPLIMNKQLWKTSGHWDHYKDNMYSTVIDDEEYCIKPMNCPGGVLVYASKPHSYRELPIRAGEIGLVHRHELRGALHGLFRVRCFNQDDAHLFVRPDQLTDEIVGVVNLIDSVYQKFGFKYHVELSTRPEDSMGSDEDWARAEEGLRTALEQLHMDYEVNEGDGAFYGPKIDFHLEDSLGRTWQCGTVQLDFQMPLNFDLEYVDADGTKKRPIMLHRVCFGSIERFIGILIEHFAGKFPTWLAPVQVKALPVSEKSRDYAHEVCAKLEEAGIRVVCDDRDEKIGYKIREARSIDRVPYMLILGEKEVEAGNISVRDRSNETVQMGVDEFVAKVLEEIKTRA, encoded by the coding sequence ATGAAGGCACTCTACAATGACGGTTCGGTGGCCGAGCTCCCGCAGGACGAGGTCACGCACGTCATCCGCCACTCCGCCGCGCACATCATGGCGCAGGCCATCAAGCGCCTGTACCCCGAGGCCGACTTTGCCTACGGCCCCGCGACCGACAACGGCTTCTACTACGACGTCGACCTGCCCGAGGGCGTCAAGATCAGCGAGGACGACTTCCCCGCGATCGAGGCCGAGATGAAAAAGATCGTCAAGGAGAACCTCAAGTTCTCCGTGTACGAGAAACCCCGCGCCGAGGCCATCGCCCTTATGGAGGAGCGCGGCGAGAAGTACAAGGTCGAGCACATCGGCGACCTGGACGACGACGCCCGCATCACCTTCTACCAGCAGGGCGACTACATCGACATGTGCGTCGGCCCCCACATCTGCTACACCAAGGCCCTCAAGGCCTTTAAGCTCACCGGCGTCTCGGGCGCCTACTGGAAGGGCGACAAGGACAACAAGATGCTCACCCGCATCAACGGCGTCGCCTTTGCCACCAAGGAAGAGCTCGACGAGCACATGCACATGCTGGAGGAGGCCAAGAAGCGCGACCACCGCAAGATCGGCCGCGAGATGGACCTCTTTATGATGCGTGACGAGGCCCCCGGCTTCCCGTTCTTCCTGCCTAACGGCATGATCCTTAAGAACACGCTGCTGGACTACTGGCGCGAGATCCACCACAAGGCCGGCTACGTGGAGATCTCCACGCCGCTCATCATGAACAAGCAGCTGTGGAAGACCAGTGGCCACTGGGACCACTACAAGGACAACATGTACTCCACCGTCATCGACGACGAAGAGTACTGCATTAAGCCCATGAACTGCCCGGGCGGCGTGCTGGTGTACGCCTCCAAGCCGCACTCTTACCGCGAGTTGCCCATCCGCGCCGGCGAGATTGGCCTGGTACACCGCCACGAGCTGCGCGGCGCTCTGCACGGCCTGTTCCGCGTGCGCTGCTTTAACCAGGACGACGCCCACCTGTTTGTGCGCCCCGACCAGCTGACCGACGAGATCGTGGGCGTGGTCAACCTCATCGACTCCGTGTACCAAAAGTTTGGCTTTAAGTACCACGTTGAGCTTTCCACCCGCCCCGAGGACTCCATGGGTTCCGACGAGGACTGGGCGCGCGCCGAGGAGGGCCTGCGCACCGCTCTGGAGCAGCTGCACATGGACTACGAGGTCAACGAGGGCGACGGCGCCTTCTACGGCCCCAAGATCGACTTCCACCTGGAGGACTCGCTCGGCCGTACCTGGCAGTGCGGTACCGTGCAGCTCGACTTCCAGATGCCGCTTAACTTTGACCTGGAGTACGTGGACGCCGACGGCACCAAGAAGCGCCCCATCATGCTGCACCGCGTATGCTTTGGCTCCATCGAGCGCTTTATCGGCATTTTGATTGAGCACTTTGCGGGTAAGTTCCCCACCTGGCTGGCTCCCGTGCAGGTCAAGGCCCTGCCCGTGTCCGAGAAGAGCCGCGACTACGCCCACGAGGTGTGCGCCAAGCTGGAGGAGGCCGGCATTCGCGTGGTCTGCGACGACCGCGACGAGAAGATCGGCTACAAGATCCGCGAGGCCCGCAGCATCGACCGCGTGCCCTACATGCTCATCCTGGGCGAGAAGGAGGTCGAGGCCGGCAACATCTCCGTCCGCGATCGCTCCAACGAGACCGTCCAGATGGGCGTTGACGAGTTTGTTGCCAAGGTGCTCGAGGAGATCAAGACTCGCGCCTAA
- a CDS encoding zinc ribbon domain-containing protein: MSKYISELMSPQLMGVIYAFIGFIIALYVLSVVYVFIDARRRGASAYVAWGIIALIPFVGLIAYLVLRPHSYASDREEQELDMALRERQLAQYGTCPQCGAPIEKDFVVCPVCDTQVRNVCPSCHRPLDAHWKVCPYCRTRIQ, translated from the coding sequence ATGTCCAAGTACATCTCCGAGCTCATGTCGCCGCAGCTTATGGGCGTCATCTACGCCTTCATTGGCTTTATCATCGCCCTGTATGTGCTGTCGGTCGTCTATGTGTTCATCGACGCTCGCCGCCGCGGCGCCAGCGCCTACGTTGCATGGGGCATCATCGCACTCATCCCGTTTGTGGGCCTCATCGCGTACCTGGTCCTGCGCCCGCACTCCTACGCGTCCGACCGCGAGGAGCAGGAGCTGGACATGGCCCTGCGCGAGCGCCAGCTTGCCCAGTACGGTACCTGCCCGCAGTGCGGCGCGCCCATCGAGAAAGACTTCGTCGTCTGCCCGGTGTGCGACACCCAGGTTCGCAACGTCTGCCCCAGCTGCCATCGCCCGCTCGATGCGCACTGGAAGGTCTGCCCCTACTGCCGAACTCGCATCCAGTAA